A single Bdellovibrio bacteriovorus DNA region contains:
- a CDS encoding bifunctional riboflavin kinase/FAD synthetase: MHILQGVKQLNSPLEASVVTIGNFDGVHLGHQQLVENVVREAQYFGVPSVVYTFHPHPVKVLHPERATYRLFDLKDQQEQFAQRGIEYVIIEEFTKDFSKVSPQDFLEKYIVEKLHPKTLVVGHDFSFGADRAGNIPFLEKFCAEKGIRLIIIPPFQYQGAVVSSTSIREKLKNGEVEKANELLGRTYYVRGHVEKGFQRGRTIGVPTANIHPDVEFTPRQGVYCTLTKIGSHMHPSVTNIGVNPTFQENGKGPIKIETHLFDFDAHLYGMEVEVYLLHFIRDEMKFSGIEELKAQIQKDMIETRRYFDEHPEVR; encoded by the coding sequence ATGCATATCCTTCAAGGCGTTAAACAGTTGAACTCTCCACTAGAGGCCTCCGTGGTCACTATAGGGAACTTTGACGGTGTTCATTTGGGACATCAACAGCTCGTGGAAAACGTGGTCCGCGAGGCTCAGTATTTTGGCGTTCCGTCGGTGGTGTACACCTTCCATCCGCACCCTGTAAAAGTTCTGCATCCGGAGCGTGCAACTTATCGTCTTTTCGATCTTAAAGACCAGCAGGAGCAATTTGCTCAGCGAGGGATTGAGTACGTTATCATCGAGGAATTTACGAAGGATTTTTCCAAAGTTTCGCCGCAAGATTTTTTAGAAAAATACATCGTAGAAAAACTGCATCCTAAAACTTTGGTGGTTGGCCATGACTTTTCATTCGGAGCCGATCGCGCCGGAAATATTCCCTTTCTAGAAAAATTCTGTGCAGAAAAAGGCATTCGTCTTATCATCATTCCGCCTTTTCAGTATCAAGGAGCGGTGGTTTCGTCGACGAGCATTCGTGAAAAACTTAAAAACGGTGAAGTCGAAAAAGCCAATGAGCTTTTGGGCCGTACTTACTATGTGCGCGGTCACGTGGAAAAAGGATTTCAACGCGGACGAACCATCGGTGTGCCCACGGCGAATATTCATCCAGACGTGGAGTTCACTCCGCGCCAAGGTGTGTATTGCACTTTGACTAAGATCGGCAGTCACATGCATCCGTCGGTTACTAATATCGGCGTGAATCCCACGTTTCAAGAAAATGGCAAAGGGCCCATTAAAATCGAAACTCATCTTTTTGATTTCGATGCGCATCTTTATGGAATGGAAGTGGAAGTTTATCTTTTGCACTTCATCCGAGATGAAATGAAATTTTCCGGTATTGAAGAATTGAAGGCACAAATCCAAAAAGACATGATTGAAACTCGCAGGTATTTCGATGAGCACCCTGAAGTTCGTTGA
- a CDS encoding ATP-binding protein yields MLRRVQKASFQNLRIRLEVLLRFFSRRRGFWLRCLLCWSIGCLALSNDEITSYDQRFQLRGDQQASKQIVLITIRQSDFATIYDSRTNFLDNMSEVTDITDSFFWNKPVWNELLLKILRQNPRSVGVTLYFGDNIGTVRLNPEEQRLFLDKRVVWASTTNSLERVLTPAFANREHDNLGNNEVRRDEDGVVRRVFPQRAEMPHLVERLTGKKFPTTLAGLPINYAGTSRVFTQYTLSEIMYDEIPSNAFSDKIVLIGAETSAAPVYMTPVGTLSRTEILAHVTDTLLGNKWIKRLSFWWYAAGFFVLMMMAVFLITTYPQSVALFCILWIGTLLAALSAWVFDSFYFWSPAFSPFVLLGACWIIFIGYQATKIEKKNFRLQQEQQYLQELEQLKNNFVSLISHDLKTPIAKIQAIVDRLLTQNADNELGQDLRSLRIYGDELNRYIQSILKVLRVESRDFKIHTEVGDINEVIEEALQTLRPLAREKNIQIHTALEPMFSLEFDTTLIKEVVINLVENAIKYTPRDGQIEVVSLEADDMVHVIVKDTGEGIKPEDMEKVWGKFTRGSDQDLRTKGTGLGLYLVKYFIELHGGKVKMESTVGHGTTVSFTLPLDSEIAMENETEVIA; encoded by the coding sequence ATGTTGCGACGCGTGCAAAAGGCCTCATTTCAAAACCTTAGAATCCGTCTCGAAGTCCTGCTTCGATTCTTCTCCCGACGCCGCGGATTTTGGCTTCGCTGCCTGCTATGCTGGAGCATCGGATGCCTGGCCCTTTCCAACGACGAGATCACTTCTTACGACCAACGTTTTCAACTGCGCGGAGATCAACAGGCCTCTAAGCAGATTGTTTTAATTACGATCCGTCAGTCCGACTTCGCCACGATCTATGACAGCAGGACCAACTTCCTGGACAACATGTCTGAGGTCACGGATATCACGGATAGCTTTTTCTGGAACAAACCGGTCTGGAACGAATTGCTTCTAAAAATCCTGCGCCAAAATCCCCGCTCCGTCGGTGTGACTTTGTACTTTGGCGACAATATCGGAACCGTCCGCTTAAATCCCGAAGAGCAAAGACTGTTTTTAGATAAACGTGTCGTCTGGGCTTCGACCACGAACAGCTTAGAGCGAGTTCTGACTCCCGCCTTTGCCAACCGTGAACATGACAACTTAGGAAACAACGAAGTTCGTCGCGATGAAGACGGCGTTGTTCGTCGTGTGTTCCCGCAAAGAGCAGAGATGCCTCACTTGGTAGAGCGCCTGACAGGTAAGAAGTTTCCGACCACACTGGCGGGACTTCCGATCAACTATGCCGGAACCAGCCGTGTGTTCACTCAATACACTTTGAGTGAAATCATGTATGACGAAATTCCTTCGAATGCTTTTTCCGATAAGATCGTTTTGATTGGGGCCGAGACTTCTGCGGCTCCGGTGTACATGACTCCCGTGGGAACGCTCTCACGCACGGAGATCTTAGCGCATGTGACGGACACTCTTTTAGGCAATAAGTGGATCAAGCGTCTTTCTTTCTGGTGGTATGCTGCGGGCTTTTTCGTCTTGATGATGATGGCGGTGTTCCTGATCACGACTTATCCGCAATCTGTGGCCTTGTTCTGTATTTTGTGGATCGGAACTTTGCTAGCGGCTCTATCAGCTTGGGTGTTTGATAGTTTTTATTTCTGGTCGCCGGCGTTTTCTCCTTTTGTATTGTTAGGCGCGTGCTGGATCATCTTCATCGGTTATCAGGCGACGAAGATCGAAAAGAAGAACTTCCGCCTGCAACAAGAGCAGCAATACTTGCAAGAGCTGGAACAGCTTAAGAACAACTTCGTCAGTTTGATTTCTCACGACTTGAAAACTCCAATTGCGAAAATTCAGGCCATTGTCGATCGTCTGCTGACCCAAAATGCAGACAACGAATTGGGACAAGACTTACGTTCCCTGCGTATCTATGGCGACGAATTGAACCGCTATATTCAATCGATCTTGAAGGTCCTTCGCGTAGAGTCGCGTGATTTCAAAATTCACACCGAAGTCGGCGATATCAACGAAGTGATCGAAGAGGCCCTGCAAACTCTTCGTCCTTTAGCGCGCGAAAAGAATATTCAAATTCATACGGCCCTTGAGCCGATGTTCTCTTTAGAGTTTGATACGACCTTGATTAAAGAGGTTGTTATCAATCTGGTTGAAAACGCGATCAAGTACACGCCTCGCGACGGCCAGATTGAAGTCGTTTCCTTAGAAGCCGATGACATGGTTCACGTGATCGTGAAAGACACCGGCGAAGGGATTAAACCCGAAGACATGGAAAAAGTCTGGGGTAAGTTCACTCGCGGAAGTGATCAGGATCTCAGAACCAAAGGAACGGGTTTGGGTCTTTACTTAGTAAAATACTTTATTGAACTGCACGGCGGAAAAGTAAAAATGGAAAGCACCGTGGGACATGGGACCACCGTGTCTTTCACTTTGCCGCTCGACTCTGAAATCGCAATGGAAAATGAAACCGAGGTGATCGCATGA
- a CDS encoding type II secretion system F family protein, protein MAKFQYQAKNASGQVVQGELEAANQQEAIIRLRAQQLLPVRVVQFGGARAAAGKNSTGLFAPRVNGKDLQVFTRQFATLINAGIPVVDSLKILSEGLRPGLLKEASAQVKTSIEGGRRLADSMAQVPNVFDKLYVNMIQAGEEAGILDSILQRLASYMEKSEKLKAQVKGALVYPMVIIVVAMIVIAGILVFIIPKFMEFFASSGKEPPALTQMVVNLSNSMINNWYVYLVVLIVGPFVFAQWIRTDAGKDAFDRFIMKAPVFGEVVQKSAIARLTRTLSTLLSSGVGLIEAIDISSKTAGNIVIEQSLLRCKESVTQGRTFAAPLGKEKAFPEMVVQMISIGEQSGTLDIMLGKIADFYEDEVETAVKAMTSLLEPLLMVVLGGIIAVLVVAMYLPIFNMADVVQ, encoded by the coding sequence ATGGCAAAGTTTCAATACCAAGCAAAAAACGCCTCGGGCCAAGTGGTTCAAGGTGAACTCGAAGCCGCCAATCAACAAGAGGCGATCATTCGTTTAAGAGCGCAGCAGCTATTGCCTGTTCGTGTCGTGCAATTTGGTGGGGCTCGCGCCGCTGCGGGAAAAAACAGCACCGGACTTTTTGCTCCGCGTGTGAATGGTAAAGACCTTCAAGTCTTCACTCGTCAATTTGCAACTTTGATCAACGCCGGTATTCCGGTGGTGGACTCTCTGAAAATCCTCTCGGAAGGTTTGCGTCCGGGTCTTTTAAAAGAGGCTTCTGCTCAAGTAAAAACTTCGATCGAAGGCGGTCGTCGTTTGGCCGATTCGATGGCGCAAGTGCCCAATGTGTTTGATAAACTTTATGTGAATATGATCCAGGCAGGGGAAGAAGCCGGTATCTTGGATAGCATTCTTCAACGTCTTGCTAGCTATATGGAAAAGTCTGAAAAACTAAAAGCGCAAGTTAAAGGCGCCTTGGTTTACCCGATGGTCATCATCGTTGTTGCGATGATTGTTATCGCCGGTATCTTGGTCTTCATTATTCCGAAATTTATGGAGTTCTTTGCTTCTTCAGGAAAAGAACCACCTGCACTGACTCAAATGGTGGTGAACTTAAGTAATTCAATGATTAACAACTGGTACGTGTACTTAGTTGTGCTGATCGTGGGCCCTTTTGTGTTTGCGCAATGGATTCGCACGGACGCAGGTAAAGATGCTTTTGATCGCTTCATCATGAAAGCGCCGGTGTTTGGTGAAGTGGTGCAAAAATCGGCGATCGCTCGTCTAACACGCACACTTTCTACTTTGTTGTCTTCGGGTGTGGGTCTGATTGAGGCCATTGATATTTCTTCTAAAACTGCGGGAAACATCGTTATTGAGCAGTCTTTGCTTCGCTGTAAAGAGTCGGTGACTCAAGGTCGTACATTTGCAGCACCTCTTGGAAAAGAGAAAGCCTTTCCTGAAATGGTTGTGCAAATGATCTCGATCGGTGAACAGTCGGGTACTTTGGATATCATGCTGGGTAAGATTGCCGACTTCTATGAAGATGAAGTTGAAACAGCGGTTAAAGCCATGACGTCACTTCTTGAGCCTCTTTTGATGGTTGTTTTGGGTGGTATTATCGCCGTTCTTGTTGTTGCGATGTATCTTCCGATCTTCAATATGGCGGATGTGGTTCAATAG
- a CDS encoding ferritin-like domain-containing protein, with protein MSNENQKVVALLNEIIEMEISGVVRYLHYALMIKGPNRIPIVKWFHDQANEGYQHASMVGEKITALGGHPSLKVSPVPETKTHKVLDILKESLDFEQSALAKYKEVLKHCADDVALEEMIRGMIRLETEHIEEVVKMLDVNT; from the coding sequence ATGTCTAATGAAAATCAAAAAGTTGTCGCTTTACTGAATGAAATTATCGAGATGGAAATTTCCGGCGTAGTACGCTATCTGCACTATGCATTGATGATCAAAGGACCTAACCGTATTCCAATTGTAAAGTGGTTCCATGACCAAGCTAACGAAGGCTACCAACACGCTTCTATGGTTGGCGAAAAGATCACGGCCTTGGGTGGTCATCCTTCTTTGAAGGTGTCCCCAGTTCCAGAAACTAAAACTCACAAGGTTTTGGATATCTTGAAAGAAAGCTTGGATTTCGAACAAAGCGCTTTGGCGAAATATAAAGAAGTCCTAAAACACTGCGCCGACGACGTGGCCCTAGAAGAGATGATTCGCGGCATGATCCGTCTTGAAACCGAGCACATCGAAGAAGTGGTGAAGATGCTCGATGTAAATACTTAA
- a CDS encoding two-component system sensor histidine kinase NtrB has product MRLSFALQNNKEQGLMVEFGRLSLFVLILVISVISSIVQEGFVNWSILGPFYSILTVALGLHLIWFSFWDQLLQRPLLLFLGFVVDSLLISLLIYHSGISQSLFLFLHLVNILLAGIACRGVGAVTLALFTSIFFSGAALFSPEMKALNFFFLLALNNIAFFSVAGLSGYLSEQLQFVGSELKKTGQSLRSAQELNEVLVENIPTGMVSFTESGEIVKANSSALEILGMADVSSTNFYQLFPDLDKTEALVKKDVKYAPSAEAQAKILGLTVSKIYSPELQSHLSIALFDDLTKIRQLEYNARQNEKLAAVGGLAAGIAHEIRNPLAGISGSIEMLTQTVTNEDDRKLMKIVLREIDRLNNLITEFLDYARPETPPTDPVDLSSLVTEVLDSMRSNNQVRADVEQVRQYDAGLKILGRRDKLKQAFLNIIINSYQAMNESPQPKISVQAVTKGNEVEVRIRDAGCGMSEATKKKMFEPFHTTKPKGTGLGLAVTHKILEGHGAQVFVESEVGVGTEFILTFPKAN; this is encoded by the coding sequence ATGCGCTTAAGTTTTGCTTTGCAGAACAATAAAGAACAAGGACTGATGGTGGAGTTTGGCCGCCTCAGTCTTTTTGTTCTTATACTTGTTATCAGTGTTATTTCCAGCATCGTTCAAGAAGGGTTCGTGAATTGGTCCATCTTAGGGCCGTTCTATTCTATTTTGACCGTGGCACTGGGGCTTCATCTGATTTGGTTTTCATTCTGGGACCAATTGCTGCAACGTCCGCTTCTGTTGTTTTTAGGTTTTGTCGTAGATTCGCTTCTGATTTCGCTTTTGATTTATCATTCGGGAATCAGTCAGTCTTTGTTTTTATTTTTACACTTAGTAAACATCTTATTGGCAGGTATCGCGTGTCGTGGTGTCGGCGCCGTGACCCTGGCTCTTTTTACGAGCATCTTTTTTTCCGGTGCGGCTTTGTTTTCGCCAGAAATGAAGGCCCTTAACTTCTTCTTTCTTTTGGCTTTGAATAACATCGCTTTCTTTTCAGTAGCGGGATTGTCGGGCTATCTAAGCGAACAGCTGCAATTTGTCGGCAGCGAACTTAAGAAAACCGGTCAAAGTCTGCGCTCTGCCCAGGAACTTAATGAGGTCTTGGTTGAAAACATTCCGACGGGAATGGTCTCGTTCACGGAAAGTGGAGAGATCGTTAAGGCAAACTCTTCGGCTTTAGAAATTCTGGGAATGGCGGATGTGTCTTCCACAAATTTCTATCAGCTTTTTCCCGATTTAGATAAGACAGAGGCTTTGGTTAAAAAAGACGTGAAGTACGCTCCTTCCGCAGAGGCTCAAGCTAAAATCCTGGGGCTGACGGTTTCAAAAATCTATAGCCCTGAACTTCAGTCCCATCTTTCGATCGCGCTTTTTGATGACTTAACTAAAATTCGTCAGTTGGAATACAATGCCCGTCAGAATGAAAAACTGGCGGCGGTGGGTGGACTGGCGGCGGGGATTGCCCATGAAATTCGCAATCCATTGGCCGGTATCAGCGGCAGTATTGAAATGCTCACTCAAACCGTGACCAATGAAGATGATCGAAAATTGATGAAGATTGTTCTTCGCGAAATTGATCGTCTTAATAACTTGATCACCGAGTTCTTAGACTATGCTCGTCCTGAAACACCTCCCACAGATCCGGTGGATCTGTCTTCACTTGTGACGGAAGTGTTGGACTCTATGCGCTCTAACAACCAAGTGCGCGCAGATGTAGAACAAGTCAGACAGTACGACGCCGGTTTAAAAATCCTAGGTCGTCGTGATAAATTGAAACAGGCTTTTTTAAATATCATTATCAACTCATACCAAGCGATGAATGAAAGTCCACAGCCGAAAATTTCCGTTCAAGCCGTGACGAAAGGCAATGAAGTGGAAGTGCGCATTCGTGATGCCGGTTGCGGAATGAGCGAAGCGACGAAGAAGAAAATGTTTGAACCTTTCCACACAACGAAGCCGAAGGGCACGGGCCTAGGTCTAGCTGTGACTCATAAGATTTTGGAAGGGCATGGAGCACAAGTCTTTGTCGAGAGCGAAGTCGGCGTAGGTACTGAGTTTATTTTGACTTTTCCCAAAGCAAACTGA
- the pilB gene encoding type IV-A pilus assembly ATPase PilB: MSSLKIGEILVKQGLLRADQLSLAIEEQKKAGNKLTSAIIQLGFLKENQILRALEKHFAVPGVEVNTFEIDQSVIALIPKDVCEKNTLIPLQKAGTTLVVAFADPSNIIVKEDLRFITRCRIQAVVGTESAIASGIEKYYGGSISTKSLNVIGSDGFDEEFSVNNPTAEVIDQDGVTDDAPIVKFVNSILTDAIRKRVSDIHFEPYEKKYRVRFRIDGNLQEATAPPAGTGAAIASRIKIMSKLDIAEKRRPQDGRLKVRTSKGKEMDFRVSVLPTLWGEKVVLRLLDKSNLQLDMTKLGFEEDDLKLFKSQINLPQGMVLITGPTGSGKTNTIYSALSELNQPDVNISTAEDPVEFNLEGINQVQMNPDIELTFASALKSFLRQDPDIVLVGEIRDLETAEIAFKAASTGHLVVSTLHTNDAPSTVIRLTEMGVAPYIITSTVNLIVAQRLVGKICESCKAPVEVPAQILLNLGVPQAEVGDYKVFRGKGCANCSNTGIKGRTAIFELMHMTEKMKEAILKGASTGQLRYLAREQGMRTLRRSALLKLKRGLTTIEEVLNASVKDT, encoded by the coding sequence ATGTCTTCACTCAAAATTGGTGAAATCTTAGTTAAGCAGGGTCTGCTGCGCGCAGATCAGTTGTCGCTTGCAATTGAAGAACAGAAAAAAGCCGGAAATAAACTGACGTCTGCCATCATTCAATTGGGTTTCCTTAAAGAAAATCAAATCCTTCGCGCCCTGGAAAAGCATTTTGCGGTTCCGGGTGTTGAGGTGAATACTTTTGAAATTGATCAGTCGGTTATCGCCCTTATTCCTAAAGACGTGTGCGAAAAGAACACGCTGATTCCCTTGCAGAAAGCGGGAACCACACTGGTGGTTGCGTTTGCCGATCCTTCCAATATCATCGTTAAAGAAGACTTACGTTTTATCACTCGCTGCCGTATTCAGGCCGTAGTGGGAACGGAAAGTGCGATTGCTTCGGGTATTGAAAAATACTATGGCGGAAGCATTAGTACAAAGTCCTTAAACGTGATCGGCTCTGACGGCTTCGACGAAGAATTCAGTGTGAACAACCCCACAGCCGAAGTCATTGACCAGGATGGTGTGACTGATGATGCCCCTATCGTTAAGTTCGTGAATTCGATCTTAACTGATGCCATTCGTAAAAGAGTTTCCGATATTCACTTTGAACCCTATGAAAAGAAGTACCGCGTGCGTTTTCGTATCGACGGTAACTTGCAAGAAGCCACCGCACCTCCTGCGGGAACAGGCGCGGCGATTGCCTCCCGTATTAAAATCATGTCCAAGCTCGACATCGCCGAAAAACGCCGTCCTCAAGATGGTCGTTTGAAAGTTCGTACTTCCAAAGGAAAAGAGATGGACTTCCGTGTCAGCGTCTTGCCAACACTTTGGGGTGAAAAAGTAGTTCTGCGTCTTTTGGATAAATCGAATTTGCAGCTCGACATGACGAAGCTGGGATTTGAAGAAGACGATTTGAAACTTTTTAAATCGCAAATCAACCTTCCTCAAGGCATGGTCTTGATCACAGGTCCCACGGGTTCCGGTAAAACCAACACGATCTATTCGGCTCTTTCAGAGTTGAATCAGCCGGATGTGAATATTTCCACTGCCGAAGATCCGGTCGAGTTCAACTTAGAAGGTATCAACCAGGTTCAAATGAACCCCGATATCGAATTGACCTTCGCCAGCGCCTTAAAATCTTTCCTGCGTCAGGACCCGGATATCGTTCTGGTGGGGGAGATTCGTGACTTAGAAACTGCCGAAATCGCATTTAAAGCGGCATCAACGGGTCACTTGGTCGTAAGTACCTTGCATACCAATGATGCTCCTTCGACAGTGATTCGTCTGACAGAAATGGGCGTGGCACCTTATATTATCACTTCCACAGTGAACCTTATCGTGGCTCAGCGTCTCGTGGGTAAAATCTGTGAATCTTGCAAAGCACCCGTGGAAGTTCCGGCCCAAATTCTTTTGAACTTGGGTGTGCCTCAGGCTGAGGTGGGTGATTACAAAGTTTTCCGCGGCAAAGGCTGTGCGAACTGTAGTAACACAGGAATCAAAGGTCGTACGGCGATCTTTGAGCTTATGCACATGACCGAGAAGATGAAAGAGGCGATCCTTAAAGGCGCTTCCACAGGACAGCTTCGTTATCTAGCACGTGAACAGGGAATGAGAACACTACGTCGAAGTGCCTTGTTAAAACTAAAGCGGGGCTTGACGACGATTGAAGAAGTACTCAATGCATCAGTGAAGGACACATAA
- a CDS encoding sigma-54-dependent transcriptional regulator — translation MKSRILVVDDEESIREFLEIMLKKEGYEVTLAEDGQKAKDLLTKKTFDMIISDLQMPHVTGIELLKHVKESYPDTVFMLITAFGTTETAVEAMKMGAYDYLTKPFKIDEVRLNIQNALRSRNLEVENRSLKKELVKEYSFQNMVGNSPAMHAIYDMVKRVSQTPTNVLITGESGTGKEVVAKAIHYNGPLKDRPFVTVNCGAIPENLMESEMFGHKKGSFTGAVSDKAGLFEVADTGTLFLDEVGELPLTIQVKLLRAIQERVIRRVGATEDMKVEVRIIAATNRNLEEMVQKGTFRQDLFYRLNVINIKTPGLRERREDVPLLANHFLKKYNERLGKNIGAISAEAMEILKKYDYPGNVRELENLIERTVALEGGATILPESLPPMVNTASGRKMASSNEIEIGDDGVDLDKVMGQIEKELLVKAIHAAGGVKKRAAKLLHISFRSMRYRIEKYNLGVVGDDELDDE, via the coding sequence ATGAAGTCGAGAATTCTTGTTGTCGATGACGAAGAATCCATTCGCGAGTTTTTAGAGATCATGCTTAAAAAAGAAGGCTATGAAGTGACTTTGGCTGAGGATGGCCAAAAAGCGAAAGACCTTCTTACGAAAAAAACTTTCGATATGATCATTTCGGATCTACAGATGCCGCATGTGACGGGCATCGAGCTTCTTAAACACGTCAAAGAATCTTACCCTGACACTGTCTTCATGTTGATCACAGCTTTCGGTACAACGGAAACTGCGGTTGAAGCCATGAAAATGGGCGCCTACGATTATTTGACGAAGCCGTTTAAGATTGATGAAGTTCGTTTGAACATTCAAAACGCTTTGCGCTCTCGAAACTTAGAAGTCGAAAATAGATCTCTTAAAAAAGAACTTGTTAAAGAATACTCTTTCCAAAACATGGTCGGAAATTCTCCGGCAATGCACGCGATTTACGATATGGTGAAGCGCGTATCTCAAACGCCCACAAACGTTTTGATCACCGGGGAGTCAGGAACAGGTAAAGAGGTCGTTGCTAAAGCGATTCACTATAACGGTCCACTGAAAGACCGTCCGTTCGTGACTGTGAACTGCGGTGCCATTCCTGAAAACTTGATGGAATCCGAAATGTTCGGTCATAAAAAAGGCTCTTTCACGGGCGCAGTTTCCGATAAAGCCGGTCTTTTTGAAGTGGCTGATACCGGAACTTTGTTCCTGGATGAAGTCGGTGAGTTGCCGTTGACGATTCAAGTAAAACTTCTTCGTGCGATTCAAGAGCGTGTGATCCGCCGCGTGGGCGCGACGGAAGATATGAAAGTCGAAGTGCGTATCATCGCTGCGACAAATAGAAATCTTGAAGAGATGGTTCAAAAAGGAACTTTCCGTCAAGATTTGTTCTATCGTTTGAATGTCATCAATATCAAAACTCCGGGCCTTCGCGAGCGTCGTGAAGACGTGCCTTTGCTCGCAAATCACTTCCTTAAAAAGTACAATGAGCGCTTAGGTAAGAACATCGGCGCGATCAGTGCTGAAGCGATGGAGATCTTAAAGAAGTACGACTATCCAGGTAACGTGCGTGAGCTTGAAAACTTGATCGAGCGCACCGTGGCTTTAGAGGGTGGCGCAACCATCCTTCCTGAGTCTTTACCGCCAATGGTGAACACAGCTTCAGGTCGTAAGATGGCTTCATCCAACGAAATCGAAATCGGGGATGATGGTGTTGATCTTGATAAGGTGATGGGCCAAATCGAAAAAGAACTTCTGGTGAAAGCTATTCACGCTGCCGGCGGAGTGAAAAAGAGAGCTGCCAAGCTTCTTCATATTTCATTCCGATCTATGCGATATCGCATAGAAAAATACAACCTTGGTGTTGTCGGTGATGATGAATTGGATGATGAATAA